From a single Drosophila sulfurigaster albostrigata strain 15112-1811.04 chromosome 3, ASM2355843v2, whole genome shotgun sequence genomic region:
- the LOC133839852 gene encoding trypsin alpha-3 translates to MQTVRLPLVVLLLLLLLRPISGKAIASTNDAGARIVGGTPVDIGSVPYLINLRVGGAFICGGSLVTPTHVVTAAHCVKGVSASRLEVVGGATLLTDATGVKRGVAKVYTPKAYNIQTLHSDVAVLKLKSPLQGNNIATIGLCNSSWKVGELIKVSGWGQITESNKRVSQHVRSVEVALISRKNCISQYRLRGTISTSMFCASMPGKDACDGDSGGPAVYQGQLCGIVSWGIGCARRNSPGVYTSVKTVRSFIDKALNL, encoded by the coding sequence ATGCAAACGGTGCGGCTGCCTCtggttgtgctgctgctgttactccTGCTCCGGCCAATCTCTGGCAAGGCCATCGCCAGCACTAACGACGCAGGTGCTCGCATTGTGGGCGGCACTCCGGTGGACATCGGCTCTGTGCCGTATTTGATCAATTTGCGCGTCGGTGGCGCCTTCATTTGTGGCGGCTCGCTGGTCACTCCGACGCATGTTGTAACCGCAGCTCACTGTGTCAAGGGTGTCTCGGCTTCCCGGTTAGAGGTGGTGGGTGGTGCCACATTGTTAACGGATGCCACTGGCGTAAAACGTGGTGTAGCCAAGGTTTATACGCCCAAAGCGTATAACATACAAACACTGCACTCGGATGTTGCTGtgctgaagttgaagtcgcCACTGCAAGGCAACAACATTGCCACAATTGGGCTGTGCAACTCCAGCTGGAAGGTGGGCGAACTGATCAAGGTCTCTGGCTGGGGACAGATCACCGAGAGCAACAAACGCGTCTCGCAGCATGTGCGCAGCGTTGAGGTGGCGCTCATCTCACGCAAGAATTGCATAAGTCAGTACAGACTGCGTGGCACGATTAGCACAAGCATGTTTTGTGCCTCGATGCCGGGCAAGGATGCCTGCGATGGCGATTCGGGCGGACCAGCTGTCTACCAGGGCCAACTGTGCGGCATTGTGTCGTGGGGCATCGGCTGTGCACGACGCAATTCCCCAGGTGTTTATACAAGTGTCAAGACTGTTCGAAGTTTCATAGATAAGGCTTTAAACCTCTAG
- the LOC133842268 gene encoding seminase-like, whose protein sequence is MSWLWLCLVLNVGHFFELNAADGQRIVGGQETTIGQVPYLVYLRQSGNFICGGSLLTPSSVLSAAHCVHGAQAKDYTVHAGASRLDEAAPVVRNVAEFHIAPDYAPSNFDMDVAILQLASPAALYAGQVATISLCRTPAANNAFVRISGWGVTRENGRDPAAQVRTTTVRVLPQLECQLAYAGQAQLSDSMVCAAIRGIRDSCSGDSGGPLVYRGQLCGIVSWGFGCARAAYPGVYTSVASPRVKSFIEQTLRKLQG, encoded by the coding sequence ATGAGCTGGTTATGGTTGTGTCTGGTGCTTAACGTCGGGCACTTCTTCGAACTCAATGCTGCTGACGGACAACGCATTGTTGGTGGCCAGGAGACGACGATCGGTCAGGTTCCCTACTTGGTGTACTTGCGTCAGAGTGGTAACTTTATCTGCGGCGGATCTCTTCTCACGCCCAGCTCTGTGCTGAGTGCAGCACATTGTGTGCATGGTGCTCAGGCCAAGGATTACACTGTCCATGCGGGTGCCAGTCGCCTGGACGAAGCTGCTCCCGTCGTGCGTAACGTGGCCGAGTTTCACATCGCACCCGATTACGCTCCGAGCAATTTTGACATGGATGTGGCCATACTGCAGTTGGCATCGCCAGCTGCTCTCTACGCTGGTCAAGTGGCCACCATTTCCCTTTGTCGCACGCCTGCCGCCAATAATGCCTTTGTTCGCATCAGCGGATGGGGCGTCACTCGCGAAAATGGTCGCGATCCTGCGGCACAGGTGCGCACCACAACGGTCCGTGTGCTGCCCCAGCTGGAGTGTCAACTGGCCTACGCTGGCCAGGCACAGCTCAGTGATTCGATGGTCTGTGCTGCCATTCGCGGTATTCGAGACTCATGCTCGGGGGACTCGGGTGGTCCTTTGGTCTATCGTGGCCAACTCTGCGGCATTGTCTCATGGGGATTCGGTTGTGCGCGAGCTGCTTATCCGGGTGTCTACACCAGCGTAGCCAGTCCTCGAGTCAAGAGTTTCATTGAGCAAACGCTTAGAAAGCTGCAGGGTTAA
- the LOC133844201 gene encoding seminase, translating to MSAYRTLLLTLCLASVCLANNITDHIDPRIIGGHVTSIKELKYLVQVSTSNTICGGSLITTRWVISAAHCVYNANLDDLKVIGGTSKQGDTTNGVVRRVNMVATPKEFSIKTLNMDVSALYLDSDMTGTNVETIKLASQSVPAGHLVKVSGWGATSTQSSETALYVHSVIMPMWSNAACRAAYRGKQHITRSMICASVPNKRDSCDGDSGGPMVYHGELVGIVSYGYACATSLPGVYTSVPVVRRWFYEIVKYYS from the coding sequence ATGTCTGCATATCGTACTCTGCTCTTGACTCTGTGCTTGGCCAGTGTGTGCTTAGCTAATAACATCACCGATCACATCGATCCTCGCATTATTGGCGGCCATGTGACGAGCATCAAGGAGCTCAAGTACCTTGTGCAAGTGTCCACTAGCAACACGATCTGTGGCGGATCTTTGATCACAACCCGTTGGGTAATCTCAGCGGCGCATTGCGTGTACAATGCCAATCTCGATGACTTGAAAGTCATTGGCGGCACATCCAAACAGGGCGATACAACGAATGGAGTAGTACGTAGAGTCAATATGGTGGCCACACCAAAGGAATTCAGCATCAAGACCCTGAACATGGATGTGTCCGCTTTATATTTGGATTCAGACATGACGGGCACCAATGTGGAGACTATAAAATTGGCCTCACAATCAGTGCCAGCTGGCCATCTCGTTAAGGTCTCCGGCTGGGGCGCTACCTCAACGCAATCCTCCGAAACAGCATTGTATGTGCACAGCGTCATCATGCCCATGTGGTCCAACGCAGCCTGTCGCGCCGCCTATCGTGGCAAGCAGCACATCACGCGCTCCATGATCTGCGCATCGGTGCCGAACAAACGCGACTCCTGCGATGGCGACTCCGGTGGTCCCATGGTCTATCATGGCGAACTTGTGGGCATTGTGTCCTATGGCTACGCTTGCGCCACCAGCTTGCCTGGTGTCTACACTAGTGTTCCTGTTGTGCGGCGTTGGTTCTACGAGATTGTCAAATACTATTCCTAA